CGCAGGGGCTCGGGCTGGGTCTCTCCATCGTGCAGCGCCTAGTGGCGGCGCTGGGGCTGACGCTGGAGCTCGACAGCGTCGAGGGGCGCGGCTCGCGCTTCTCGCTGTTCCTGCCGCTGACGCGGACCATCCGGCCCAGCGCGGAGCCGGCGCCCTCACCGGCCGAGCTGCATTTTGGTACGCGGGGACTCAAGATCCTCTGCGTGGACAATGAGCGGGCCATCATCGAGGCCATGGAGGGGTTGCTAACCCATTGGGGCTGTGACGTGCGCAGCGCGCTGTCGCTCAAGCAGATCGACAAGGAACAGCTGCTCGAGGGCTGGTATCCCGACCTGGTGCTGATGGACTACCACCTCGACCAGACGTCGGGCCTGGATGCCATTGAATGGCTGCGTCACAATCTGGGCGGGCACCTGCCTGCCGCGCTGGTCACCGCCGATCGCAGTCCGGCCGTGCGGGCCCTGGCCGAGGAACGCGGCATTGCGGTAGTGACCAAGCCGGTCAAGCCGGCGGCCCTGCGCGCCGCCATCAGCGGGTTGGCCAACCAGGCGCGCAGCCCGAGCCCGCGGATCGGCTAGGCTGGATCGCTGAACAGGCCCGCCCGGCGGCGCTCCAGCGCCCACCAATAGATGGCGCCGCGGGCCAGAAACCAGACATGCAGGGCCAGCCAGAGCCCGAGATTGCCCAGCAGCCGCTGCAGCAGCAGGGCAGCCGCCAGGAAGACCACGAGGGATATCACCATGCCATTGCGCATGGTGGTGTTGAGGGTGGCGCCGATCAGGATGCCGTCATAGACGAAGGCCGGCATGAAGGTGAGAGCGCAGAGCGCGGCAATGGGCAGGTAGCTGACGGCCTGCGCCCGGACCTCTGCATTGGTGGTCATCAACCCGATCAGGGCGGACCCGCCCAAATACCAGGCCAGTCCCAGACCGCCAGCGATCACCAGGCCCCAGAGAAAGCTCAGGCCATAGGCGCGATCAAAGGCGGGGCGCCAGTTGGCGCCGACGGCCTTGCCGGTGAGCTGTTCGGCGGCCTGGGCGATGCCATCGAGGAAGAAGCCCACCACCATGAGCAGATTGAGCAGGATGGCATTGGCCGAGAGCGCCACCTCGCCCATGCGCGAGCCCTGGGCCGCAAACCAGGCATAGGCGCCCATCAGGGCCAGGGAGCGGATCATCAGGTCGCGACTGAGGCCGAACATGCGTTTGAGCGCGATGGCATCGAGCAGCTCGCCCGGCGCAATGTGGGCCAGCACGGCACGGGGACCACCATAGTGACGCAGCAGCAGAGCCAGGCCGACAAGGGCCGCCACCACCTGACCGAGCACGGTGCCCGCCGCAGCGCCGGCGACGCCCCAACCCAGCAGATAGACGAAGGCAATGCTGGCAAGGATATTGATGCCGTGCAGCAGGAACTGCAGTGCCATGCCGGTCGTGGCGGCGGCCCGGCCATAGAACCAGCCCAGCAGGGCATAATTGACCAGCGAAAATGGCGCCGACCAGATGCGGACGGCAAAATAGTCGGCCAGGGCGGCGCCAGTGCCCGAACCCGGCGCCAGCAGGCTCGTGGCCAGCCAGAGTATGGGTCCGCCCAGGGCGATCATGCTGAGCCCGATGCCAATGGCGAGCAGGATGGCCCGGCTGACGTGGAGCAGGCCATCGCGGGGATCGCGCGCGCCAACGGCCTGGGCAGTGAGGCCGGCCGTGCCGATGCGCAGGAAATAGGCCAGCGAGAAGATGACGTCGAACACCAGGGCGCCCAGCACGAGGCCGCCGAGCAGGCCGGCATCGCCGAGCCGGCCGATCACGGTGATATCGACAATGCCCACCAGCGGCTCGGTGATGAATGCCACCGAGGCCGGTAGCGCGATCTTCCAGACGTCGGCGTGGCGCACGTCGAAGGGATATTGGGGACGCGCGCCGGTGGTCATGAGAGTGCTCGCAGAATCAGTGCTCGGTGAGCAGCGAGATCACCACATCGGCCCGGTCCTGCGACAGGGCTACCAGATCATAATTGGGCAGATCATTGCGCGCGATATGGGCGCGGTTGCGCTCCTCGCCGAACAGGCCGGCCTCGGCATGGCGCTTGAGCAGGCGGGCCTCGACCAGATCGCGCGGCACATCGATGAAGACGGCATAATCGAGCTGCGGCCTGACGCCGGCAAAGGGGCCTTCGGTCAGCAGCAGATAATTGCCCTCGACAACCAGCACGCGGACATCGGGGCCGACGGTAAAGGCATCGTCCACGACGTCCTCGATCTGGCGCGAATAGCCCGGGCCGCTGACGGCGGCGCTGGCGGATTTGAGATGGTGCAGGAAACTGACAAAGGCCGCCCCCTCAAAGGTATGCGGGGCGCCCTTGAAGTCGGTCTGACCCATGGATTCGAGCTTGGCGTGGCGCATGTGAAAGCCATCCATGGGCACCAGCTGGGCGCTGCCCGACTTGGTGGCGTTGAGCATGGTGACGATCTCGGCCGCCAGGGTGGACTTGCCGGTGCCCGGCCCGCCGGCGAGGCCGATGGCGATGCGGGCATGGGCCTGGCTCTCCAGCTCGAGGATATGCGGCACGAGGCGCTGCAAGGCCTGCTGCGGCGTGAGGCTGAGGCGGGTCGGCATCACGATCTCCGGGTCAGGCGGATCAGCAGCCAGATGGGCACGACCAGCACCGCGCCGGTGATGACATAGGCGCCCAGATCGCGGAACACGCCGAAACCATCGCGCACGGCATCGTGAAACAGCTCGATGGCGCCGTCGATGACGTCCTGTGGCCGGACGCCGAACACCGACATCAGGAAGCCCACCAGCAGGGATACCAGTATCAGCCGGAGAATAACGCCGGCAGGGCTGCCGCCGAAGAACCGTTCGACGGCACTGCGGCGCCTTGGCTCGGTGGGATAGGGATCGCTCATCGGTGTTCCTCCGCCCGCTGTCGGGATGCTGGGTGATCATATAGGGTGTTTTCTGATTTGCAGAAGACTTGAACGCTTCTGCCGGAGCTTAGATTTGGCTGAACTGCCTCCCGTCATTACCGCGTGGTTCGCCGCCAAGGGCTGGGCGCCGCGACAGCACCAGCTCGATGTGCTCGACAGCTGGAATGCCGGCGCCTCGGCGCTGCTGATTGCGCCCACCGGGGCCGGCAAGACACTGGCCGGGTTCCTGCCGACGCTGGCCGACCTGGTTGCCGGCGACCATCAAGGCCTGCACACGCTCTACATTTCCCCGCTCAAGGCGCTGGCGGTGGATGTGCAGCGAAACCTCACCGGCCCGATCCTCGAGATGGGTCTCAAGATCACGGCGGAAACGCGGACCGGGGATACGCCGGCCAGCAAGCGGGCGCGGCAGCGCGCCAAGCCACCGCATATCCTGCTCACCACGCCCGAGCAATTGGCGCTGCTGATCAGCCACCCGCAGGCCGAGCTGTTCTTCGGTTCGCTCAGGCGCATCGTGCTCGACGAGCTGCATGCTTTGGTCACCTCCAAGCGCGGGGAGCTGCTGTCGCTGGCCCTGGCGCGCATTGCGAGCCTCGCGCCAGATCTGCAGATCACCGCGCTCAGCGCCACGGTGGCGCGGCCGGACCTGTTGCGCGACTGGATCGCCCAGCCCGTGCCCGGTCGGGTGACAAAGCTGCTGGAAACCACCGGCGGGGCGGCGCCGGTGCTGGAAATCCTCGCGACCCAAGAGCGGCTGCCCTGGGCCGGGCATTCGGCCAATTATGCCCATCGCGACCTCTACGAGACCATCAAGCAGCACCGAACGACCCTGCTCTTCGTCAATACGCGCAGCCAGGCCGAACTGCTGTTCCAGGGCCTGTGGGCGATCAATGACGACATGCTGCCCATTGCCCTGCATCACGGTTCGCTCTCGGTGGAGCAGCGGCGCAAGGTGGAGGGCGCCATGGTGGCCGGCGCGCTGCGGGCGGTAGTCTGCACCTCGACGCTGGACCTCGGCATTGACTGGGGCGATGTGGATCTGGTGGTGCAGGTGGGGGCGCCCAAGGGCAGCTCGCGCATGCTGCAGCGCATCGGCCGGGCCAATCACCGGCTCGACGAGGCTTCCAAGGCGCTGCTGGTGCCCTCCAACCGCTTCGAGGTGCTCGAATGCGAGGCGGCGCTGGAAGCGGTGGCCGAGCGGCACCAGGACAGCGAAGACCCGGTCAATGGCGGCTATGACGTGCTGGCCCAGCATATCATGGGCATGGCCTGCGCCGCGCCCTTTGCCGCCGACGCGCTTTATGACGAGGTGCGGCTCGCCTGGCCCTATCGCGACCTGCCGCGCGGTCAGTTCGACCGGGTGCTCGATTTCGTCGCCACGGGCGGCTATGCGCTGCGGGCCTATGAACGCTATGCGCGGCTCAAGCTGACGCCGGAGGGCACCTGGCGCGTGGCCAATCCGCAGGTGGCCCAGCAATACCGGCTCAATATCGGCACCATCATCGAAGAACCCATGGTCAAGGTGCGGCTAGTGCGGGCGCGCGGGCTCAAGAAGGGACAGTCGCAAAGCCCGATCGGCGCCGGCGGCCGCGTGCTGGGCGAGATGGAGGAATATTTCTTCGGCACGCTGCTGGTGGGCGACACCTTCATGTTCGGCGGCGAGATCGTCGCCTTCGAGGGCATGCGCGACAACGAGGCCTTCGTGTCGCGGGCGCAGGCCACCAATCCGAAGATTCCGAGCTATATGGGCGGCAAGTTTCCGCTCTCGACCTATCTGGCCGAGCGCGTGCGGCGGATCATGGACACGCCGGATGACTGGCACAAGCTGCCAGACCAGGTCAGTGACTGGCTGCGGCTGCAGCGCGACGTATCGGTCATGCCGCGGCGCGACAGCCTCTTGGTCGAAACCTTTCCGCGCGGGGCGCAAAACTACCTGGTCTGCTACCCCTTTGAGGGACGGCTGGCGCACCAGACGCTGGGCATGCTGCTGACGCGGCGGCTGGAGCGGGCACGCGCGCGCCCGCTGGGCTTTGTTGCCAGCGAATATGCCCTGGCCATCTGGGGCTTGGGCGATCTGTCCGGCCTGATCCGCACCAATCGGCTGTCGCTCGATGATCTCTTCTCCCAAGACATGCTGGGCGATGACCTCGAAGCCTGGCTCGATGAATCGGCGCTGATGAAGCGTACTTTCCGCAATTGCGCTGTTATTGCCGGGCTGATCGAGCGGCGCCATCCGGGCCGCGAAAAAAGCGGCCGGCAGATCACCATGAGCTCGGACCTGATCTATGACGTGCTCTACCAGCACGAGCCGGACCATATCCTGATCCAGGCGACCCGCCGCGACGCGGCCCGCGGCCTGCTCGATATCGAGCGGCTGGGCGACATGCTGGCGCGCATCAGCGGCCATATCGTGCACAAGCCACTGAACCGGATCTCGCCGCTGGCCGTACCGGTCATGCTCGATATCGGCAAGGAGCCGATTTTCGGGGAAGGCCGCGAATCGGCTATGGCTGATGCGGCAGATGAACTGATGCGCGAGGCGCTTGGACAGAATTGAGTCAGGTCCAATTGCAGGCCGAGATCACGGAGACACCGATCTTGCGCTTTGCCGGCCATAATTTTGAGCCCCTGCCCTCCGGCGCGCTCTACTGGCACGCCCGGCAGACGCTGCTGGTGGCCGACCTGCACCTCGACAAGATGGGCAGCTTTGCCCGGCGCGGCCAGATGCTGCCGCCGTATGATACGGGGGTGACGCTAAGCCGGCTCGAGGCGGACCTGCGCCGCACCGGCGCCGTGCGACTGGTAGCCCTGGGCGACAGTTTCCACCGCGCCGATGCCGGCGCGCATCTGAGCGCGGCCGACCGGGCCCGGCTCGAAACCATTGCCG
This sequence is a window from Devosia beringensis. Protein-coding genes within it:
- a CDS encoding MATE family efflux transporter, coding for MTTGARPQYPFDVRHADVWKIALPASVAFITEPLVGIVDITVIGRLGDAGLLGGLVLGALVFDVIFSLAYFLRIGTAGLTAQAVGARDPRDGLLHVSRAILLAIGIGLSMIALGGPILWLATSLLAPGSGTGAALADYFAVRIWSAPFSLVNYALLGWFYGRAAATTGMALQFLLHGINILASIAFVYLLGWGVAGAAAGTVLGQVVAALVGLALLLRHYGGPRAVLAHIAPGELLDAIALKRMFGLSRDLMIRSLALMGAYAWFAAQGSRMGEVALSANAILLNLLMVVGFFLDGIAQAAEQLTGKAVGANWRPAFDRAYGLSFLWGLVIAGGLGLAWYLGGSALIGLMTTNAEVRAQAVSYLPIAALCALTFMPAFVYDGILIGATLNTTMRNGMVISLVVFLAAALLLQRLLGNLGLWLALHVWFLARGAIYWWALERRRAGLFSDPA
- a CDS encoding nucleoside/nucleotide kinase family protein; translated protein: MPTRLSLTPQQALQRLVPHILELESQAHARIAIGLAGGPGTGKSTLAAEIVTMLNATKSGSAQLVPMDGFHMRHAKLESMGQTDFKGAPHTFEGAAFVSFLHHLKSASAAVSGPGYSRQIEDVVDDAFTVGPDVRVLVVEGNYLLLTEGPFAGVRPQLDYAVFIDVPRDLVEARLLKRHAEAGLFGEERNRAHIARNDLPNYDLVALSQDRADVVISLLTEH
- a CDS encoding DUF6460 domain-containing protein yields the protein MSDPYPTEPRRRSAVERFFGGSPAGVILRLILVSLLVGFLMSVFGVRPQDVIDGAIELFHDAVRDGFGVFRDLGAYVITGAVLVVPIWLLIRLTRRS
- a CDS encoding ligase-associated DNA damage response DEXH box helicase; this translates as MAELPPVITAWFAAKGWAPRQHQLDVLDSWNAGASALLIAPTGAGKTLAGFLPTLADLVAGDHQGLHTLYISPLKALAVDVQRNLTGPILEMGLKITAETRTGDTPASKRARQRAKPPHILLTTPEQLALLISHPQAELFFGSLRRIVLDELHALVTSKRGELLSLALARIASLAPDLQITALSATVARPDLLRDWIAQPVPGRVTKLLETTGGAAPVLEILATQERLPWAGHSANYAHRDLYETIKQHRTTLLFVNTRSQAELLFQGLWAINDDMLPIALHHGSLSVEQRRKVEGAMVAGALRAVVCTSTLDLGIDWGDVDLVVQVGAPKGSSRMLQRIGRANHRLDEASKALLVPSNRFEVLECEAALEAVAERHQDSEDPVNGGYDVLAQHIMGMACAAPFAADALYDEVRLAWPYRDLPRGQFDRVLDFVATGGYALRAYERYARLKLTPEGTWRVANPQVAQQYRLNIGTIIEEPMVKVRLVRARGLKKGQSQSPIGAGGRVLGEMEEYFFGTLLVGDTFMFGGEIVAFEGMRDNEAFVSRAQATNPKIPSYMGGKFPLSTYLAERVRRIMDTPDDWHKLPDQVSDWLRLQRDVSVMPRRDSLLVETFPRGAQNYLVCYPFEGRLAHQTLGMLLTRRLERARARPLGFVASEYALAIWGLGDLSGLIRTNRLSLDDLFSQDMLGDDLEAWLDESALMKRTFRNCAVIAGLIERRHPGREKSGRQITMSSDLIYDVLYQHEPDHILIQATRRDAARGLLDIERLGDMLARISGHIVHKPLNRISPLAVPVMLDIGKEPIFGEGRESAMADAADELMREALGQN